A genomic region of Trichothermofontia sichuanensis B231 contains the following coding sequences:
- a CDS encoding thioredoxin family protein, which translates to MARTASTMLELGVVAPDFELPDTVSGQMISLATFADCPALLVMFICQHCPFVKHVEAELARLGQDYGSQGLGIVAISSNDIDNYPEDDPAHLKAMAERLGFTFPVCYDATQAVAKAYRAACTPDFFLFDRDRRLVYRGQLDDSRPGNNQPVNGADLRAAIAAVLKGEPVSAEQKPSLGCNIKWKPGNEPDYYG; encoded by the coding sequence ATGGCTAGAACTGCTTCCACGATGCTTGAACTCGGTGTAGTGGCACCGGATTTTGAACTCCCGGATACTGTGTCGGGGCAGATGATCTCATTAGCGACCTTTGCTGATTGTCCGGCGTTGCTGGTGATGTTTATCTGCCAGCATTGTCCGTTTGTCAAGCATGTGGAAGCGGAACTGGCGCGGCTAGGACAGGACTACGGCAGTCAGGGTTTGGGGATTGTGGCAATCAGTTCCAATGATATTGACAACTATCCTGAGGATGATCCGGCCCATCTGAAGGCAATGGCGGAGCGCTTAGGGTTCACGTTCCCAGTGTGTTACGACGCGACTCAGGCGGTAGCCAAAGCCTACCGGGCAGCCTGTACCCCTGATTTTTTCCTCTTTGATCGCGATCGCCGGCTGGTATATCGCGGGCAATTGGATGACAGTCGCCCTGGGAATAATCAGCCGGTCAATGGGGCGGATCTGCGGGCAGCGATCGCAGCAGTTCTGAAGGGTGAGCCAGTTTCTGCTGAACAAAAACCGAGTCTCGGTTG